A region of the Pseudarthrobacter phenanthrenivorans Sphe3 genome:
CAGCAGCCTGGTGAAATCGGTCTGGGAGGCGGCTCCGTGGCCTGCAGTGTTGAGGGGCCTCATCAAGCCATGATGGCTCCCGTTGGTTGGTGGTGGCCAGCCACTGGGCCTCCACCCTTCTCTTTTCTTCGCACGAGGTAACGCCGGCCTCCATGATGACGAATTGTGGAGCGCGACCGGCCAGCGATCCGGCCTATATTGAGGGGATGGACACTCCCCATAACGAAGATCAGTTCGTGAAGTTGCATGACCTGGTCATCGGAAGCACCAACGTGAGCGGCTTCCTGGCGGAGCTGTCCGGCGTGGCAGCTTCCACCCTCAGTGATTCGGCCGGTTCGCTCATCGAATGCGGTGTAACCCTGCGGCGGCGCAAGCGAAGCGCCACAGTGGCAGGCAGCAGCGACAGGGCCCGGGAACTCGACAGGCTGGAACAGGTCCTGGGGGACGGGCCGTGCCTGGCATCGCTGGAAACCATGAAGCCTGTGGTCCTGGCCGATGTGCAGACTGATCCGCGCTGGCCTGAGTACCGGAAAATCCTGGCCGACAACGGCTGCCGCGCCGTGCTCGGTGTTCCCCTCGCCCTGGATGACAGCCAGGCTGCGGCCCTGAACTTCTTCGCCTCCGAACCCGGCGTCTTCTCCGACGCAGTGATCCGCAAGGCAGAGGGCTTTGCCGACCTGGCGGGCAGGTCGCTGCGGCTGGCACTCAAGATCGCCGATGCCCGGAACCTTGCGGAGGACCTTTCGGCAGCCATGCAAAACCGCACCACGATCGACCTCGCCTGCGGTGTCATCATGGCCCAGAACCGCTGTTCGCAGGAGGAGGCCATGGCACTGCTGACCAAAGCGTCCAGCCACCGGAACCAGAAGTTGAGGGACTTGGCAGCGGACGTCCTGGCGCGGGTGAGTTCGGGCGCCGTGACCACGCACTTCGATCCGTAGGACGGGGACTCCCACTGCCGTGCAGACTCCAGGCGACCGCAGTGCTACGCACCCGGTTTCGTCTCCGCGCTGCCCTGCAATAATCTGAACCAACGGTTGTGCGCGGGGGTGCAAGCGCCCGGTGCAACATGCAGCAACAGGCAGCACTGAAAGTTCGGGCCACATCACCAAACGAGGCGGACACGCATGACGGCTTCAGACCAGCAGCATTCAGATCGTCCAGGCACGCCAGCAGATCCTCCGCGCGTTCCATCAGGCAACGCCGCTGCTGCCGCCGGGACTGTTGACCCGCACCTGCTGCAAAGGCTGGCGGACGCGCATGGAGTGGGCACCTCCTTCCAGGGCTGGGACGGGCTGCCGCATTCCGTGGCCGAGGCTACCCTGATCAAGGTCCTGGCTGCCCTGGGCGTGAAAGCGGACACCAACCAGGCCATCGAGGCGGCCTTGGCCGAAGCGGAACTTGCGCCCTGGCGGCGGGTGCTGCCTCCCGCCGTCGTCATCCAGCAGGGCGAGCCGGCGCTGGTCCCGGTCCATGTGCCCGAGGGCGCAGCTGTCAGCCTCACCATTGCCCTGGAAGATGAGGGCGGCACCTTGGAAGGGGTGCAGCAGGACGTCCAGGTACAGTCTGTGGATGTCGACGGCGTCGCCACAGGACGTGCCACCTTCGCCCTCCCGGAGGACTTACCGCTGGGCTGGCATACCATGACCGCCGAGGCCGGCAGCGTGAAGGCTTCAGCCGTGCTGGTGGTGACGCCGCGGCGGCTGACCACGGCGGCTCCGCTTGAACAGCGGCGGGGCTGGGGACTGGCTACGCAGCTCTATTCCGTGCGCTCCCGCAGGTCCTGGGGAATCGGTGACTTCTCCGACCTTGCAGACCTTGCTGCGCTGAGCGGAGCCCGCGGCGCCGATTACGTGCTGGTGAACCCGCTCCACGCGGCCGAGCCGGTCCCTCCGGTGCAGCCATCGCCCTACTCGCCGTCCACCCGCCGCTTCTTCAATCCGCTCTACATCCGGGTGGAGGCCATCCCCGAGCTGGCCTACCTGAAGCCGCGCAAGCGCGCCGCAGTGGAAAAGCTGCACGAGGAAGTTTCCAGTTTGAACAGGGAGGGCGGCCGGCTGGACCGGAACGCCGTCTATGCGGCGAAACTCCAGGCCCTGGAGATGCTGTACCACGCACGCCGGTCCCCGGCGCGGCAGGCGGCCTTTGATGAGTTCTGCAGGATCTCCGGGCGTGGACTGGACGACTTTGCCCTGTGGTCCGCCATCCGTGAGGATGTCGCCCCGGGCGATCCGCTGTGGAAGGACCCTTCTTCTGCCTTGGGCACAGCGAAGGCCGAGGCGCTGCGGGAAAAGCTCGCGGACAGGATCGGGTTCCACCGGTGGCTGCAGTGGATCTGCGATGAGCAGCTGGAGGAGGCCCAGAAGGCGGCGCTGCGTGCGGGCATGAGGCTGGGCGTGGTGCACGATCTTGCCGTGGGAGTGGACCACAGCAGTGCCGATGCCTGGACGCTGCGAGATGTACTGGCTCCCGCCACCAGCGTGGGCGCCCCGCCCGACATGTACAACCAGCAGGGCCAGGACTGGGGACAGCCGCCATGGCATCCGGCCCGCCTGGCTGAGGCCGGATACCAGCCGTTCCGGAACATGCTGGCCACGGTGCTCCGGCACGCCGGCGGCATCCGGGTGGACCACATCCTTGGCCTCTTCCGGCTGTGGTGGATTCCGGTCGGAAACGCCCCGGGAGACGGCGCCTACGTCCGCTATGACCACGAGGCCCTGATCGGCATCCTGGCCCTGGAGGCTCAGCGCGCCGGCGCCGTGGTGATTGGCGAGGACCTGGGCACCTTCGAGCCGTGGGTGCGTGACTACCTGGCCGCCCGCGGCATCCTGGGCACGTCCATCCTGTGGTTCGAGTACGACGGCGACTCGCCCCTTGCGCCGGAAAAGTACCGGACGCAGGCACTCGCCAGCGTCAACACCCACGACCTGCCGCCCACCGCCGGCTATCTCGCGGGCGACCACGTGGCGCTGCGCAGCGGGCTGGGACTGCTGGAACGGTCCGAGGAAGAGGAACGCGCCGAGCACAACGCAGCGTTGGAAAAGATGCTGGCGCTGGTGCGGGAGCGTGGCTACCTGCCTGGGAAAGCGGCCGGCGGGCCGGGAGAAACGGAAGAACAGACCATCGAGGCGCTGCACCTCCTGCTGACCCAGACGCCGTCGGTATTGCTGGGCGTAGCCCTGGTCGACGCGGTGGGGGAGCGGCGGGTCCAGAACCAGCCTGGCACTTCCGAAGCGCTTTACCCGAACTGGCAGGTTCCGCTGGGCGGCCCTGACGGCAAACCCGTGTTCCTGGACGACCTCCCCGCCAACACCCGGTTCAACTCACTGCTGAAGGCGGTGGAGGAGGCCCTGCACGGCTAGTCAATCAGCGAGGAGGCAGCTATGAGTGGTGGAATTGTCCTGGTGGTGGGCGGCACGGGCATGCTGGGCAGCCAGGTGGTGCAGGAGCTCATCAACCGGGGCAAGCCCGTGCGCGCCCTGGTGCGGCCCGGTTCGGACGCCGCTAAGCTCGAAGCGGCCGGTGTGGGCATTGCCCGCGGCGACATGCTGGACCCGGAATCGCTGGACCGCGCCATGGCAGGGGTGGACGCCGTGGTCACCTCAGCTGCTGGCTACACAAGGCACCGAAAAGGGGATACCTCCAAAACGGATACCGTAGGCAACTCGAATCTGGCAGAGGCGGCCGCCCGTGCCGGAGTCCGGCGCTTTGTGCTGACCAGCATCCTGACCTGTGACCAGACGCCTGATGTCCCACATTTTTGGCACAAGAAGCTGATGGAGGACCGGCTCGAGCAGCTGGGCGTTCCTTTCGTCGCATTGCGGCCGGGCGCTTTCCTGGACCAGGTGACCGGCTTCGGAGGCGACCCCGTCACCAAAGGCCAGGTTATGTGGTTCGGTTCGCCCCGGATTCCGCTGACGTTCGTGCTGACCCCGGATCTGGCCGGCTACCTCGCTGACGCCGTGGACGCCGCGGGCGTAGAGGGGCAGCGCATCGACATAGGGTGGGACCGTCCCCTCGGCATGCAGGACTTCGCCGCCATCGCAGGACGGCTGACCGGACGGAGGATCAAGGTCCGTTCAGTCCCCGT
Encoded here:
- a CDS encoding GAF and ANTAR domain-containing protein, yielding MDTPHNEDQFVKLHDLVIGSTNVSGFLAELSGVAASTLSDSAGSLIECGVTLRRRKRSATVAGSSDRARELDRLEQVLGDGPCLASLETMKPVVLADVQTDPRWPEYRKILADNGCRAVLGVPLALDDSQAAALNFFASEPGVFSDAVIRKAEGFADLAGRSLRLALKIADARNLAEDLSAAMQNRTTIDLACGVIMAQNRCSQEEAMALLTKASSHRNQKLRDLAADVLARVSSGAVTTHFDP
- the malQ gene encoding 4-alpha-glucanotransferase, giving the protein MTASDQQHSDRPGTPADPPRVPSGNAAAAAGTVDPHLLQRLADAHGVGTSFQGWDGLPHSVAEATLIKVLAALGVKADTNQAIEAALAEAELAPWRRVLPPAVVIQQGEPALVPVHVPEGAAVSLTIALEDEGGTLEGVQQDVQVQSVDVDGVATGRATFALPEDLPLGWHTMTAEAGSVKASAVLVVTPRRLTTAAPLEQRRGWGLATQLYSVRSRRSWGIGDFSDLADLAALSGARGADYVLVNPLHAAEPVPPVQPSPYSPSTRRFFNPLYIRVEAIPELAYLKPRKRAAVEKLHEEVSSLNREGGRLDRNAVYAAKLQALEMLYHARRSPARQAAFDEFCRISGRGLDDFALWSAIREDVAPGDPLWKDPSSALGTAKAEALREKLADRIGFHRWLQWICDEQLEEAQKAALRAGMRLGVVHDLAVGVDHSSADAWTLRDVLAPATSVGAPPDMYNQQGQDWGQPPWHPARLAEAGYQPFRNMLATVLRHAGGIRVDHILGLFRLWWIPVGNAPGDGAYVRYDHEALIGILALEAQRAGAVVIGEDLGTFEPWVRDYLAARGILGTSILWFEYDGDSPLAPEKYRTQALASVNTHDLPPTAGYLAGDHVALRSGLGLLERSEEEERAEHNAALEKMLALVRERGYLPGKAAGGPGETEEQTIEALHLLLTQTPSVLLGVALVDAVGERRVQNQPGTSEALYPNWQVPLGGPDGKPVFLDDLPANTRFNSLLKAVEEALHG
- a CDS encoding SDR family oxidoreductase, with translation MSGGIVLVVGGTGMLGSQVVQELINRGKPVRALVRPGSDAAKLEAAGVGIARGDMLDPESLDRAMAGVDAVVTSAAGYTRHRKGDTSKTDTVGNSNLAEAAARAGVRRFVLTSILTCDQTPDVPHFWHKKLMEDRLEQLGVPFVALRPGAFLDQVTGFGGDPVTKGQVMWFGSPRIPLTFVLTPDLAGYLADAVDAAGVEGQRIDIGWDRPLGMQDFAAIAGRLTGRRIKVRSVPVAVLRAAGFVLKPVTPMAADLAAMIAWFQSGRYVADTTRQREVFGAPPVAEDAIRRLLASLGHPVSG